One region of Glycine max cultivar Williams 82 chromosome 9, Glycine_max_v4.0, whole genome shotgun sequence genomic DNA includes:
- the LOC100806234 gene encoding protein RGF1 INDUCIBLE TRANSCRIPTION FACTOR 1 — MVRDMMGTTTTTTSSSSGGCGGGGDMSMNMNEKPAWLERLMAETFFGGCGVHQDRRKNEKNVFCLHCCLSICPHCLSSHRSHPLLQVRRYVYHDVIRLDDLEKLIDCSNIQPYTINSAKVVFLNQRPQSRTCKGLANACFTCDRILQEPFHFCSLSCKVDYMVYAGQSLGSILHRFDESDFAISQFEGLRVDGSEVIDEDTQFAPSSSYSNTEATSNSVISCEPNNNVKKGKANRFLPGIVLSLGSRRKGAPHRAPLS, encoded by the exons ATGGTGAGAGACATGATgggcacaacaacaacaacaacatcatcatcatcaggaGGGTGTGGTGGGGGAGGAGACATGAGTATGAATATGAATGAGAAGCCTGCATGGCTAGAGAGGTTGATGGCTGAGACATTCTTTGGTGGTTGTGGGGTCCACCAGGATCGCAGGAAGAACGAGAAGAACGTCTTTTGCTTGCACTGTTGCCTTAGCATCTGCCCCCACTGCCTCTCTTCCCACCGCTCTCACCCTCTACTCCAG GTGCGAAGGTATGTTTACCACGATGTGATTCGATTAGATGATCTGGAAAAACTCATTGATTGTTCCAATATTCAG CCCTATACTATAAACAGCGCCAAAGTAGTATTCTTAAATCAGAGGCCACAATCAAGGACATGCAAAGGTCTTGCCAACGCTTGCTTCACTTGTGACAGGATTCTTCAGGAGCCATTTCATTTCTGTTCTCTATCATGCaag GTTGATTACATGGTGTACGCGGGTCAAAGCTTGGGCAGCATTTTACATCGATTCGATGAATCTGATTTTGCAATTTCCCAGTTCGAGGGTCTAAGAGTGGATGGCTCAGAGGTAATTGATGAAGATACCCAATTTGCCCCTAGTTCCTCCTACTCCAACACTGAGGCCACTAGCAATTCGGTAATTTCATGCGAACCTAATAACAACGTGAAGAAGGGCAAGGCCAACAGGTTCCTTCCTGGGATCGTCCTCTCTCTTGGCAGCAGAAGAAAGGGTGCTCCTCATAGGGCCCCTCTCTCctaa